The following proteins are co-located in the Solanum pennellii chromosome 1, SPENNV200 genome:
- the LOC107027000 gene encoding aminoacylase-1, with protein sequence MSKTGYYHDLCVFLVTLILIITTRTAAKDPSTILSRFQQYLQINTAQPHPNYYEAAEFIISQAKLLSLESQTLEFVKGKPLILLKWPGKDPTLPSILLNSHTDVVPSEHHKWTHPPFSAHLDSTTGNIFARGSQDMKCVGLQYLEAIRKLKSYGFRPLRTLYLSFLPDEEIGGNDGARKFVDSDVLAKMNVGIVLDEGLASPTHNYRAFYGERSPWWLVVKAVGAPGHGAKLYDNTAMENLLKSVEIIRRFRAAQFDLVKAGQKAEGEVISVNMVFLKAGTPSPSGFVMNLQPSEAQAGFDIRVPPTADQASLERLIADEWAPASRNMTFEFKQKVSVNDKLGRPAVTAVDSSNIWWALFEEAIIKANARLGKPEIFPASTDARYFRERGLPAIGFSPMANTPILLHDHNEFLNKDEYLKGIDVYESIIKTYASYIQYQRDDASREEL encoded by the exons ATGAGCAAGACCGGCTATTATCATGATTTGTGTGTGTTTCTGGTCACACTCATACTCATAATCACAACTAGGACGGCCGCTAAAGATCCGTCAACAATCCTATCAAGATTCCAGCAGTACCTTCAGATCAATACAGCCCAACCTCACCCCAACTACTATGAAGCTGCCGAATTTATAATATCACAGGCCAAGTTACTATCCCTCGAGTCCCAGACCCTTGAGTTCGTCAAGGGCAAACCTCTAATTCTCCTCAAATGGCCAGGCAAAGACCCTACCCTCCCTTCCATCCTCCTTAACTCACATACCGATGTTGTCCCTTCCGAGCATCACAAGTGGACTCACCCACCTTTCTCTGCCCACTTAGATTCCACTACCGGCAACATCTTCGCCCGAGGTTCTCAGGATATGAAATGCGTCGGCTTGCAGTACCTCGAGGCCATTCGCAAACTCAAATCTTATGGCTTCCGCCCCCTGCGCACTCTCTACCTCTCCTTCCTCCCCGACGAGGAGATCGGTGGAAATGATGGTGCCAGAAAGTTTGTTGATTCAGATGTCTTGGccaagatgaatgttgggattGTTCTTGACGAGGGCTTGGCCTCTCCCACTCACAATTATCGCGCATTCTATGGAGAGAGGTCCCCCTGGTGGCTGGTCGTTAAGGCTGTAGGTGCTCCTGGACATGGGGCTAAGCTCTATGATAATACTGCCATGGAGAATTTACTTAAAAGTGTCGAAATTATAAGGAGATTCAGGGCAGCGCAGTTTGATCTAGTTAAGGCAGGACAGAAAGCTGAAGGCGAAGTCATTTCTGTTAATATGGTCTTCTTGAAAGCTGGCACCCCTTCACCCTCT GGTTTTGTCATGAACCTGCAGCCATCTGAAGCCCAAGCAGGATTTGACATCAGAGTACCACCAACTGCAGATCAGGCATCCTTGGAGAGGCTAATAGCTGATGAATGGGCACCTGCTTCGCGTAACATGACTTTTGAG TTCAAGCAAAAGGTGAGTGTGAACGACAAGTTAGGAAGGCCAGCTGTTACAGCTGTTGACAGTTCCAATATCTGGTGGGCACTGTTTGAAGAAGCTATCATCAAAGCTAATGCCAGACTTGGAAAACCAGAAATATTTCCTGCATCAACAGATGCACGCTATTTTCGAGAGCGAGGCCTGCCAGCAATAGGATTTTCTCCGATGGCAAACACTCCCATTCTTCTTCACGACCACAATGAG TTCTTGAACAAGGATGAGTATCTGAAAGGTATTGATGTTTATGAATCAATAATCAAAACATATGCATCTTATATTCAGTATCAAAGAGATGATGCTTCGAGAGAGGAATTGTGA
- the LOC107007986 gene encoding uncharacterized protein LOC107007986 yields the protein MSSLLQSFQSKEALPMSQPTEEERGEGLGVRKRLSSLSLRMNMRMRSTCQQQQPILSFYSSTTTSSWAFRRSKSLSEYTGNSIRKWWDWGLGWIMSKKPAFANDLEMNEEEKAVLGCNSKGSWRHVFFKIRSELRRFTGSGNNMGLPQTFRYDYSRNFDDNLIRNN from the coding sequence ATGAGCTCTCTTCTTCAAAGTTTTCAGAGCAAAGAAGCTCTGCCCATGTCGCAACCTACAGAAGAAGAAAGAGGAGAAGGACTTGGCGTACGCAAAAGGCTGTCTTCTCTCTCTCTAAGGATGAACATGCGCATGAGGTCTACttgtcaacaacaacaacccATCCTCTCATTCTACTCCTCTACCACCACCTCCTCATGGGCATTTCGCCGATCCAAATCCTTGTCCGAATACACTGGCAATTCCATTAGGAAATGGTGGGATTGGGGATTGGGCTGGATCATGTCCAAGAAGCCCGCCTTTGCCAACGATCTGGAAATGAATGAAGAGGAGAAAGCCGTATTGGGATGCAACAGCAAGGGCAGCTGGAGGCAcgtatttttcaaaataaggtcAGAGCTGCGGAGGTTCACCGGCTCCGGCAACAATATGGGTCTACCTCAAACCTTCCGGTATGACTACTCCAGGAACTTCGATGACAACTTAATCAGGAACAACTGA
- the LOC114075578 gene encoding uncharacterized protein At2g17340-like yields the protein MYDYATDTLVSVVDVSIPYCSNNQTQFPDEENAKAISLFEDVVHLNDAIEDEAKRMENLVKGIFAGNLFDLGSAQLGNLFSRDGIFFLASCQNLIPRPWVIDDLDTFITKCSRESWKKAVIFVDNSGADIILGILPFTRDLLRHGTQVILAANDLRSMNDVTYPELVKIISKV from the exons ATGTATGACTATGCAACAGACACTTTGGTCTCAGTTGTTGATGTGAGCATCCCTTATTGTTCAAATAACCAAACCCAATTTCCT GACGAAGAAAATGCAAAGGCTATATCCTTATTTGAGGATGTAGTACATCTAAATGATGCTATCGAGGATGAAGCTAAGCGTATGGAGAACTTGGTCAAAGGGATTTTTGCTGGTAACCTATTTGATCTTGGCTCGGCACAGCTAGGCAAT CTATTCTCAAGGGATGGCATTTTTTTTTTAGCTAGTTGCCAAAACCTCATTCCTCGACCTTGGGTTATTGATGACTTGGATACTTTCATAACAAAATGTAGCAGAGAATCATGGAAAAAG GCTGTAATCTTTGTGGATAATTCTGGTGCAGATATTATTCTGGGCATTCTGCCATTTACGAGAGATTTACTTCGTCATGGGACACAG GTTATTTTGGCAGCTAATGACTTGCGTTCTATGAACGATGTTACTTACCCTGAGTTGGTAAAGATAATATCTAAG GTTTAA